The Flavobacterium marginilacus genome window below encodes:
- a CDS encoding AAA family ATPase, which yields MIEKIEQIKDFGIYKDFNWTSSPNIKDFNFKNLFYGWNYSGKTTLSRIFSSLRDKKLHESYDKGTFKIKTSDGDFISNNLGLFPYELLVFNSDYIKDNLNFSIHKDNVSESKTILFEVGDNAKFEAKISDLKKKIDLINGTEIIIGKKHNHFKTIEEFEIFDKSISGKFTLLAKEIKNEHFDSIIDFTKANLKPIISKIKNDLTSHMIKDKNRLSQLRTIVITKEPKEELDEILFSPFYDEIIEKTNKILTNVPDKKHLDKILDSKSEIYSWVEEGLDYNYGNKKCLFCDNTIKEDRIKYLNEYFNSQASNLREKIEKLKEIILKEESNINSLKFPSSSNDLNSGYIDEYKTLKASFDKFVLQYRKHLKLILSKLTEKTNKSLYLNIDEIKKFDIEKLTKSISNINAYIIKNNDFTKGFQHRIQDERILYLNHLVATFLFKEKYTSKEKKHERSLIEIDKLNKLIKEYEKEIFFNESKKVSDKEGALQYTYFVQSFLNRLDIEIKLDTKTKKFILLRDNENASNLSEGEKTAIAFSHFLVTIKSLESIGKFKDYIVFVDDPISSLDGNHIFQINSLLKETFFCQIPLQNNPNQNQWDLKCKQLFISTHNFEFLNLMKELPTSNGYRYSKKDKSNESRYFIERRMFDSKILLLPKIYDSFASEYHYLFSEINKFNNEQDKGNSEKLLIIPNILRRFVEMYTLTKYPSDEPFDERAVEVFGKINSKRILKPLHYFSHFDNIDRIGKQSDLIADLPTACSTLIKEIKEKDAKHYKALLKAIN from the coding sequence ATGATTGAAAAAATAGAACAAATCAAAGATTTTGGAATCTACAAAGATTTCAATTGGACATCATCTCCAAATATTAAAGATTTTAATTTTAAAAATCTTTTTTATGGATGGAATTATTCTGGAAAAACAACTTTGTCAAGAATATTTAGCTCACTAAGAGACAAAAAGTTACACGAAAGTTATGACAAAGGAACTTTCAAAATAAAAACTAGTGATGGTGACTTTATTTCAAATAATTTAGGATTATTCCCTTATGAGTTACTTGTCTTTAACTCTGATTATATCAAAGATAATCTCAATTTTAGCATTCATAAAGACAATGTTTCAGAATCAAAAACTATACTATTCGAAGTTGGAGACAATGCAAAATTTGAAGCAAAGATAAGTGACTTAAAAAAGAAGATTGACTTAATAAATGGTACTGAAATAATCATTGGAAAAAAACATAACCATTTTAAAACAATAGAAGAATTTGAAATATTTGACAAGTCTATCTCTGGAAAATTTACTTTATTAGCAAAAGAAATTAAAAATGAACATTTTGATAGTATAATTGATTTTACTAAAGCTAATTTAAAACCTATAATTTCAAAAATCAAAAATGACTTAACAAGTCATATGATTAAGGATAAAAACAGACTTTCTCAACTAAGAACAATTGTTATAACAAAAGAGCCAAAAGAAGAATTAGATGAAATTCTATTTTCGCCATTTTATGATGAAATAATTGAAAAGACCAACAAAATCTTAACAAATGTTCCTGATAAAAAACACTTAGATAAAATCTTAGACAGTAAGTCCGAAATATATTCTTGGGTTGAGGAAGGTCTCGATTATAACTATGGTAATAAAAAATGTTTATTCTGTGATAATACTATCAAAGAGGATAGAATAAAATATCTCAATGAATATTTTAATAGTCAAGCTTCTAATTTGAGAGAAAAAATAGAGAAACTTAAAGAAATTATTTTAAAAGAAGAAAGCAATATCAATTCGTTAAAATTTCCATCCAGCAGTAACGATTTAAATTCTGGTTATATTGATGAATATAAAACTCTAAAAGCAAGTTTTGACAAATTTGTTCTTCAATATCGAAAACATTTAAAATTAATTTTATCAAAATTAACCGAAAAAACGAATAAATCTTTATATCTAAATATTGATGAAATAAAAAAGTTTGACATTGAGAAATTAACAAAATCAATATCAAATATCAATGCTTATATCATAAAAAATAATGACTTTACAAAAGGATTTCAACATCGCATTCAAGATGAAAGAATTTTATATCTAAATCATTTAGTAGCAACATTTTTATTTAAAGAAAAATATACTTCTAAGGAAAAAAAACACGAAAGATCTTTAATAGAAATTGACAAACTAAATAAACTAATTAAAGAATATGAAAAGGAAATATTCTTTAACGAATCAAAAAAAGTTAGTGATAAAGAAGGTGCACTTCAATATACATATTTTGTCCAAAGTTTCCTTAACAGACTAGATATTGAAATCAAATTAGATACTAAAACAAAAAAATTCATATTATTACGAGATAATGAAAACGCATCAAATTTAAGTGAAGGTGAAAAAACAGCAATTGCATTTTCACATTTTCTTGTTACAATTAAATCTTTAGAATCAATAGGAAAATTTAAAGATTATATTGTTTTTGTAGATGACCCAATTTCGAGTTTAGACGGAAATCATATATTTCAAATCAATTCACTATTAAAAGAAACTTTCTTTTGCCAAATTCCATTGCAAAACAATCCTAATCAAAATCAATGGGATTTGAAATGTAAGCAATTATTCATTTCAACTCATAATTTTGAATTCTTAAATTTAATGAAAGAACTACCAACTAGTAATGGTTACAGATATTCGAAAAAAGATAAAAGTAATGAATCTAGGTATTTTATAGAAAGAAGAATGTTTGATTCAAAAATTCTATTATTACCAAAAATATATGATTCATTTGCTTCAGAATATCATTATTTATTTAGTGAGATTAATAAATTTAACAACGAGCAAGATAAAGGCAATTCCGAAAAATTATTAATAATACCTAACATCTTAAGAAGATTTGTCGAAATGTATACTTTAACAAAGTATCCAAGTGATGAACCTTTTGATGAAAGAGCAGTAGAAGTTTTCGGAAAAATAAACTCTAAAAGAATTTTGAAACCACTACATTATTTTAGTCATTTTGACAATATTGATCGAATTGGCAAACAAAGTGATTTAATAGCAGACTTACCAACTGCTTGTTCTACTCTAATAAAAGAAATTAAAGAAAAGGATGCAAAACATTACAAAGCATTACTAAAAGCAATAAATTGA
- a CDS encoding KTSC domain-containing protein: MKRASVNSSNLASIGYDEQNEILEVEFNHGGVYQYYDVPIDVHNELMNASSHGKYFIANIKDSYDFKKIQ, from the coding sequence ATGAAAAGAGCATCAGTAAATTCGTCTAACTTAGCATCAATCGGCTATGATGAGCAAAATGAAATTTTAGAAGTTGAATTTAATCATGGTGGAGTTTATCAGTATTATGATGTACCAATAGATGTACATAACGAATTAATGAACGCGAGTTCTCACGGTAAATACTTCATTGCAAACATTAAAGATAGCTACGATTTTAAAAAAATACAATAA
- a CDS encoding type I restriction endonuclease, whose protein sequence is MELPIQLKSLADKINLLKDKIETEESTKHAFVLPFINILGYDTFNPTEVVPEFTADLGLKKGEKVDYAIMQNDEPILIIECKNWKEKLTVHNSQLFRYFHVTKTRFALLTNGIHYQFFTDLDEKNKMDEKPFFEFDISQLKDSAVNEIAKFHKSNFDVNKILDNASSLKFIKEIRKQIDNEIQNPSPEFVRLFASKIYSGRLTEKVMEEFTELVQKAFGQLIGEKINERLHFALNKEVIIQEKDQIEEAEESKIITSEEELDAYRIVVAILRRKLHIQRIVHRDTQSYFGVLLDDNNRKPLCRLHLNGGKKYIGLFNADKNEIRQPIQTIDDIYLFEKELLETVGLYETE, encoded by the coding sequence ATGGAACTACCTATACAACTGAAATCTTTGGCCGATAAAATCAATCTGCTAAAGGATAAAATTGAAACCGAAGAATCTACCAAACACGCTTTTGTACTTCCTTTTATTAATATTTTGGGCTACGACACCTTCAATCCTACCGAAGTTGTTCCAGAATTCACTGCCGATTTAGGTTTAAAAAAAGGAGAAAAAGTAGATTATGCCATTATGCAAAATGATGAGCCAATCTTAATTATTGAATGCAAAAACTGGAAAGAAAAGTTAACCGTTCATAATTCCCAGTTATTTCGTTATTTCCATGTTACAAAAACCCGTTTTGCGCTATTGACCAATGGTATTCATTATCAATTTTTCACAGATTTGGATGAAAAAAACAAAATGGACGAAAAACCTTTTTTCGAATTTGACATCTCCCAGTTAAAAGACAGTGCGGTAAATGAAATTGCCAAGTTTCACAAATCTAATTTTGATGTCAACAAAATATTAGACAATGCCAGCTCTTTAAAATTCATCAAAGAAATTCGAAAACAGATTGATAATGAGATTCAAAATCCTTCTCCTGAATTTGTACGGTTATTTGCCTCAAAAATCTATAGTGGCAGATTAACCGAAAAAGTGATGGAAGAATTTACAGAATTAGTCCAAAAAGCGTTCGGGCAATTGATTGGTGAAAAAATAAACGAGCGTCTTCATTTTGCTTTAAACAAAGAAGTCATTATCCAAGAGAAAGACCAGATTGAAGAAGCGGAAGAAAGTAAAATTATCACAAGCGAAGAAGAATTGGATGCTTATCGCATTGTAGTTGCCATTTTGAGACGGAAACTTCACATACAAAGAATTGTTCACCGCGACACTCAATCCTATTTTGGGGTTTTACTAGACGATAACAATCGAAAACCACTCTGCCGATTACATCTAAACGGTGGCAAAAAATACATTGGTCTTTTCAATGCCGATAAAAACGAAATCCGCCAGCCCATTCAAACTATTGATGATATTTATTTGTTTGAGAAAGAACTTCTAGAGACTGTTGGGCTGTATGAAACTGAGTGA
- a CDS encoding YegP family protein has translation MKFPKFVIKKSTNDQFYFNLWSKDEAIILKSEMYTTKQNCKNGIESVKTNAPSDKNYERKTSDNFKYYFVLKSQNNGQIIGTSNMYPNVTDRDSAIERVKIDAPKAETEDLS, from the coding sequence ATGAAGTTTCCAAAATTTGTAATCAAAAAGAGCACTAACGATCAATTTTACTTTAACCTATGGTCGAAAGATGAAGCCATTATTTTAAAAAGTGAAATGTACACTACAAAACAAAATTGTAAAAACGGAATTGAATCTGTCAAAACAAATGCTCCATCGGATAAAAATTACGAGAGAAAAACATCTGACAACTTTAAATACTATTTTGTTCTAAAATCTCAAAACAACGGTCAGATAATTGGAACCAGCAATATGTACCCAAACGTAACCGATAGGGATTCCGCCATTGAACGCGTAAAAATTGACGCACCTAAAGCTGAAACTGAAGATTTATCTTAA
- a CDS encoding response regulator transcription factor, whose protein sequence is MFKKVLIADDIDFNDIAAVQVLEDLEIPEIAYSKYCDDALLKIKRAYKDNEPYELLISDLSFKADCRENTLNSGEELISAVKQLFPEIKIIVFSIEDKSYRIKSLFDKYGINGFVMKGRNSIVELKKAVEVTCQNKQKYLSPDLNYILQDKTVNEIDNYDIQLIKYLSKGVTQENMATAFVEAGITPNSKSTIEKRLNKLKIYFKANNPAHLVAIAKDLGLV, encoded by the coding sequence ATGTTCAAAAAAGTTTTGATAGCAGACGACATTGATTTTAATGATATTGCTGCGGTACAAGTGCTGGAAGATTTAGAAATTCCTGAAATTGCCTATTCCAAATATTGTGATGACGCTTTGCTGAAAATCAAAAGAGCCTACAAAGACAACGAACCATACGAATTATTAATATCGGATTTGTCATTCAAAGCTGATTGCAGGGAAAACACTCTCAACTCTGGAGAAGAATTGATATCGGCCGTAAAACAATTATTTCCGGAAATAAAAATCATTGTATTTTCTATCGAAGATAAATCCTATCGTATAAAATCACTGTTTGATAAATATGGCATCAATGGTTTTGTCATGAAAGGCCGAAACAGTATAGTCGAACTCAAAAAAGCTGTCGAAGTCACTTGCCAAAATAAGCAGAAATACTTATCTCCTGATTTGAATTATATTCTTCAGGACAAGACCGTCAATGAAATTGATAATTATGACATCCAGCTCATTAAATATCTTTCGAAAGGCGTAACTCAGGAAAATATGGCCACAGCGTTTGTGGAAGCCGGCATCACGCCAAACAGCAAAAGCACTATCGAAAAACGGCTTAACAAACTCAAGATATACTTCAAAGCAAACAATCCGGCTCATCTTGTTGCCATTGCAAAGGACTTAGGATTGGTTTAA
- a CDS encoding tetratricopeptide repeat-containing sensor histidine kinase — translation MIIKKLHFPNFYLSLISLLVLFSCTKNSTVPEEKTTNTDYKISFDRAEKYFNSQDYDSAFFYYNKIKSTSNTAKDQEKIIYSLLRMSTIEQIQGDYSSSETTATEAISFFQKSTNPYYKCYAYNLLAINYESLFDYDRAIYYYSKAFNLSEDKLAKAILKNNIAVVYLDQNKYPQAITILLPLTRESEVQKNKENYARILDNLGYSYFRLNDTKSLFYLNQSLKIRKLIKDNFGLTKSYIHLSEFHKNRDPKLSYDYSKKAYATATKINDVDNRLKSLTLLMQTSNGNDSKKHTAIYLRINDSLNKARQKAKNQFAKIKYDSTKEKNENLVLKAQKAEDALELELQKNQNYIAYFFIFMGILSSVFLYYYLKNKSKKDQQEAVYKSETRISKKLHDELANDVYQTMAFAETQDLQVPAKKETLLGNLDKIYALTRNISRENSKIETGANFENDLKEMLSGYNNNQIQIIIKDNGDINWQKIEAEKKIAVYRVLQELMVNMKKHSQCSFASIGFESNEKDIEINYSDNGIGVKDSLILKNGLSNVENRIHTINGTITFDKGTDKGFKVKITIPK, via the coding sequence ATGATAATAAAAAAGTTACATTTCCCGAATTTTTATTTATCGCTTATATCGTTATTGGTGCTGTTTTCATGTACCAAAAACTCAACAGTTCCAGAAGAAAAAACAACAAATACTGATTATAAAATCTCTTTTGATCGTGCTGAAAAATATTTCAATAGTCAAGACTATGATAGTGCCTTTTTCTATTATAATAAAATAAAGTCTACTTCTAATACGGCCAAAGATCAAGAAAAAATAATTTACTCCCTGCTTAGAATGTCAACTATTGAACAAATTCAAGGTGATTATTCCAGCAGTGAGACCACTGCAACTGAAGCTATTTCGTTTTTTCAAAAAAGTACAAATCCGTATTATAAATGTTATGCTTATAACTTATTAGCTATTAATTACGAGAGCCTTTTTGATTACGACAGGGCTATTTATTACTACAGCAAGGCCTTTAATTTATCTGAAGATAAATTGGCAAAAGCAATCCTTAAAAATAATATCGCAGTTGTGTATTTAGATCAGAATAAATACCCTCAGGCAATTACTATTTTATTACCATTAACAAGAGAAAGCGAAGTGCAGAAAAACAAGGAAAATTATGCACGAATCTTAGATAATTTAGGATACTCTTATTTTCGTTTAAATGATACTAAAAGTTTGTTCTATCTCAATCAATCATTAAAAATAAGAAAACTCATCAAAGATAACTTTGGATTGACAAAAAGTTATATTCATTTATCTGAATTCCATAAAAACAGAGATCCAAAATTATCATATGACTACTCCAAAAAAGCGTATGCTACAGCCACTAAAATAAATGATGTAGACAACCGTCTAAAATCATTGACTTTATTAATGCAAACCAGTAATGGAAATGATTCTAAAAAACACACTGCAATCTATCTCCGCATCAACGACAGTCTTAATAAGGCCAGACAAAAAGCCAAAAATCAATTTGCAAAAATCAAATACGATTCGACCAAAGAAAAAAATGAAAACCTTGTTTTAAAAGCTCAAAAAGCGGAAGATGCTTTAGAACTGGAACTACAGAAAAACCAAAATTATATTGCCTATTTTTTCATTTTTATGGGGATTCTATCTTCTGTTTTTTTATACTATTATTTAAAAAACAAAAGCAAAAAAGATCAACAAGAAGCTGTCTATAAAAGTGAAACCCGAATATCTAAAAAACTGCATGATGAATTAGCCAATGATGTGTACCAGACTATGGCTTTTGCAGAAACTCAAGATTTGCAAGTTCCTGCTAAAAAAGAAACTCTTCTGGGTAATCTCGATAAAATATATGCACTGACAAGAAACATTTCCAGAGAAAACAGTAAAATTGAAACTGGTGCCAATTTTGAGAATGATTTAAAAGAAATGCTATCGGGATACAACAACAATCAAATCCAAATAATTATTAAAGACAACGGCGATATCAATTGGCAGAAAATTGAAGCCGAAAAGAAAATTGCGGTTTACAGAGTTTTACAGGAATTAATGGTCAATATGAAAAAACACAGCCAGTGTTCTTTTGCTTCTATCGGCTTTGAATCCAATGAAAAAGACATCGAAATCAATTATTCGGACAATGGAATTGGAGTAAAAGATTCTTTAATTTTAAAAAATGGGCTCTCCAATGTGGAAAACCGTATTCATACCATAAACGGAACTATTACTTTTGACAAAGGAACCGATAAAGGCTTTAAAGTCAAAATAACAATCCCCAAATAA
- a CDS encoding DUF2490 domain-containing protein: MKNLSKVLFLLFPILIFGQGAAKKEVKEQVQTWVSLNTVTKFAEHWGVAADAHIRENGFFESNNFYFLRGGISYIPNSAVSITAGYAHMWLAPTKEGWTTYADENRIYQQAQLITKLGNVSILQRLRNEQRWQEKMINDEPSGENRFTDRVRYLASFTIPIFTDKKMPSLVLSDELLIHFGKEAVYNTFDQNRFFIGIKQNITPKLSYDLGYMNVYQQKYSGYQYDMNHTIRLFFYLNSVIKHSAPKAPEHHSGDE, from the coding sequence TTGAAAAATCTATCTAAAGTTCTATTTTTATTGTTTCCTATTTTAATTTTTGGCCAAGGTGCCGCTAAAAAAGAAGTTAAAGAGCAAGTTCAAACTTGGGTTTCTTTAAACACAGTGACAAAATTTGCTGAGCACTGGGGAGTTGCTGCAGATGCACACATTCGTGAGAATGGCTTTTTCGAAAGTAATAATTTTTATTTTCTAAGAGGAGGTATTTCTTATATACCTAATTCTGCAGTTTCAATAACAGCAGGTTATGCGCACATGTGGCTGGCGCCAACAAAAGAAGGATGGACAACTTATGCAGATGAAAACAGAATTTATCAGCAGGCTCAATTAATTACAAAATTAGGAAATGTCAGCATTCTTCAAAGGCTGAGAAATGAGCAAAGATGGCAGGAAAAAATGATCAATGACGAGCCTTCAGGAGAAAATCGTTTTACGGACAGGGTACGATACTTAGCCAGTTTTACTATTCCGATATTCACTGATAAAAAGATGCCTTCATTGGTTTTATCCGATGAGCTGTTAATCCATTTTGGAAAGGAGGCTGTTTATAATACTTTTGACCAAAACAGGTTTTTTATTGGTATTAAACAAAATATTACTCCAAAATTAAGTTATGATTTGGGTTACATGAACGTATACCAGCAAAAATATTCAGGTTATCAGTATGATATGAACCATACTATCCGATTGTTTTTTTATCTTAACTCAGTTATAAAACACTCTGCACCCAAAGCGCCTGAGCATCATTCAGGAGATGAATAA
- the aspA gene encoding aspartate ammonia-lyase, with product MKATRKEHDFLGELEIPDHLYYGIQTFRAVDNFNITGIPISKAPLFIKALGYVKKAAAMANLDCGALDAKVVEAICYACDQIIAGKFNQEFVSDLIQGGAGTSVNMNANEVIANIGLEYLGHKKGEYKYLHPNNHVNCSQSTNDAYPSAFRIAVYLKMEFFIKALEDLEVSFTAKGNEFSKVLKMGRTQLQDAVPMTLGQEFHSYATTIGEDIRQLRIAQSLVLEINMGATAIGTKVNAPEGYPEICVNYLAKEIGIPLTLSPDLIEATVDTGAYVQIMGTMKRTAVKISKICNDLRLLSSGPRTGLNEINLPPRQPGSSIMPGKVNPVIPEVVNQTCFYVIGQDLTVTMAAEAGQLQLNVMEPVIAFAMFTSLDYLTKAIQTLIEKCINGITANEQHCYNMVMNSIGIVTQLNPILGYEESASIAGEALKTGKSVHQIAVIERKLITQDKWDEIYSLDNLINPKFITS from the coding sequence ATGAAAGCAACAAGAAAAGAACATGATTTTCTAGGAGAATTGGAAATTCCTGATCATTTATATTATGGTATTCAAACTTTTAGAGCTGTAGATAATTTTAATATTACTGGTATCCCAATTTCTAAAGCTCCTTTATTTATTAAAGCATTAGGATATGTTAAGAAAGCCGCTGCAATGGCTAATCTAGATTGTGGTGCTTTAGATGCTAAAGTTGTTGAAGCAATTTGTTATGCCTGTGATCAGATAATTGCCGGCAAGTTTAATCAGGAATTTGTAAGTGATTTAATTCAGGGTGGTGCTGGAACATCTGTAAATATGAATGCCAATGAAGTAATTGCTAATATTGGTTTGGAATATTTAGGTCATAAAAAAGGGGAGTATAAATATCTCCACCCAAACAATCACGTTAATTGCTCTCAATCAACTAATGATGCTTATCCTTCGGCTTTTAGAATTGCTGTTTATTTAAAAATGGAATTTTTCATCAAGGCTTTAGAAGATTTAGAAGTCTCTTTTACTGCAAAAGGAAATGAGTTTAGTAAAGTTTTAAAGATGGGGCGTACCCAATTGCAAGATGCGGTTCCAATGACTTTGGGGCAGGAATTCCATTCTTATGCAACCACTATTGGAGAAGATATTAGGCAATTACGTATTGCCCAAAGTTTAGTTTTGGAAATTAATATGGGAGCAACTGCTATTGGAACCAAAGTAAATGCTCCAGAAGGTTATCCAGAGATCTGCGTCAATTATTTAGCCAAGGAAATTGGAATTCCCTTAACCTTATCACCAGATTTGATTGAAGCGACGGTAGATACGGGAGCTTATGTGCAGATAATGGGAACCATGAAAAGAACTGCGGTCAAGATTTCTAAAATCTGCAATGATTTGAGATTATTGAGTTCAGGGCCTAGAACCGGATTAAATGAAATTAATCTGCCTCCGCGTCAGCCAGGTTCATCAATTATGCCAGGAAAAGTTAATCCAGTTATTCCTGAGGTTGTCAATCAAACTTGTTTTTATGTGATTGGTCAGGACTTAACAGTGACTATGGCAGCCGAAGCTGGACAATTGCAATTAAATGTGATGGAGCCAGTAATTGCTTTTGCAATGTTTACATCCTTGGATTATTTGACTAAAGCTATCCAGACTTTAATCGAGAAGTGTATTAATGGTATAACTGCAAATGAGCAGCATTGTTATAATATGGTAATGAACAGCATTGGGATTGTTACCCAGCTCAATCCTATTTTGGGATACGAAGAAAGTGCCAGTATAGCAGGGGAGGCGCTTAAAACTGGGAAAAGCGTACATCAAATTGCAGTCATCGAGCGCAAATTAATAACTCAGGATAAATGGGATGAAATTTATTCATTGGATAATTTAATAAATCCTAAATTCATTACTTCATAG
- the rplT gene encoding 50S ribosomal protein L20, whose protein sequence is MPRSVNSVAKRARRKKIMKQAKGFFGRRKNVWTVAKNAVEKAMCYAYRDRKANKRNFRALWIQRINAGARLEGMSYSQFMGKVKANGIELNRKVLADLAMNHPEAFKAVLNKVK, encoded by the coding sequence ATGCCAAGATCGGTAAATTCAGTTGCTAAAAGAGCAAGAAGAAAAAAAATAATGAAGCAAGCCAAAGGTTTCTTTGGCAGACGTAAAAACGTTTGGACAGTTGCTAAAAACGCGGTAGAAAAAGCAATGTGCTACGCATACCGCGACAGAAAAGCGAATAAAAGAAATTTCCGTGCATTATGGATTCAGCGTATCAACGCTGGAGCTAGATTGGAAGGAATGTCTTATTCTCAATTCATGGGTAAAGTAAAAGCTAACGGAATCGAATTGAACCGTAAAGTTCTTGCTGATTTAGCGATGAATCACCCTGAAGCTTTCAAAGCAGTACTTAATAAAGTAAAATAA
- the rpmI gene encoding 50S ribosomal protein L35, giving the protein MPKMKTKSSAKKRFKVTGSGKIKRKHAFKSHILTKKSKKRKLALTHSALVHSTDMKSIKQQLRII; this is encoded by the coding sequence ATGCCTAAAATGAAAACAAAATCTAGCGCCAAAAAACGTTTCAAAGTTACTGGCTCTGGTAAGATTAAAAGAAAGCATGCTTTTAAAAGTCACATCTTGACTAAAAAATCTAAAAAACGTAAATTAGCTTTGACTCACTCAGCGCTAGTTCACTCTACAGATATGAAAAGCATCAAACAACAATTAAGAATTATCTAA
- the infC gene encoding translation initiation factor IF-3 has product MNNLIRVPEVRLVGENIETGVYKTSEALKLADQLELDLVEISPNAEPPVCKIMDYKKFLYEQKRREKELKAKSTQIVVKEIRFGPQTDEHDYEFKRKNAEKFLKEGSKLKAFVFFKGRSIIYKDQGQILLLRLATDLEEYGKVEAMPVLEGKRMIMFIAPKKKK; this is encoded by the coding sequence ATAAATAATCTTATTCGTGTGCCAGAAGTACGTCTTGTAGGAGAAAATATAGAAACAGGTGTTTACAAAACTTCTGAAGCTTTAAAATTAGCCGACCAGCTTGAATTGGATCTGGTTGAAATTTCTCCTAATGCAGAACCGCCTGTATGTAAAATAATGGACTATAAAAAGTTCCTTTACGAACAGAAGAGACGCGAAAAAGAACTTAAAGCAAAGTCTACTCAAATTGTAGTAAAAGAAATCCGTTTTGGTCCTCAGACAGATGAGCACGATTACGAATTTAAAAGAAAAAATGCTGAGAAATTCTTGAAAGAAGGATCCAAATTAAAAGCTTTTGTTTTCTTTAAAGGACGTTCTATCATCTATAAAGACCAAGGACAAATCTTATTATTAAGATTAGCTACAGACTTGGAAGAATACGGAAAAGTTGAAGCGATGCCAGTTCTTGAAGGAAAAAGAATGATTATGTTCATCGCTCCTAAGAAGAAAAAATAG